One Cupriavidus taiwanensis DNA window includes the following coding sequences:
- the hpnK gene encoding hopanoid biosynthesis-associated protein HpnK, with translation MIVTADDFGLHPAVNEAVELAHRDGVLNAASLMVGAPAAADAVARARRLPALRVGLHVVLADGAATLPRARIPALVDAHGRFGSAMALDGCRFFFLPAVRRQLAAEIRAQFDAFAATGLPLDHVNTHKHFHLHPTVLSLILSIGREYGLRAMRLPREAGAPWPLRPWLALLRRRLDRAGIAHNDYVVGIARSGQMDETALLQALAQLPPGVGEIYLHPAVVSGAAIAPSMHAYRHADELAALLSPRVRAALERAAGRRGGFADVLGGSTLS, from the coding sequence CTGATCGTCACCGCCGACGACTTCGGCCTGCACCCGGCCGTCAACGAAGCGGTGGAACTGGCCCACCGCGACGGCGTGCTCAACGCCGCCAGCCTGATGGTGGGCGCGCCCGCGGCGGCGGATGCGGTAGCGCGCGCGCGCCGGCTGCCCGCGTTGCGCGTGGGGCTGCACGTGGTGCTGGCCGATGGCGCGGCCACGTTGCCGCGCGCGCGCATTCCCGCGCTGGTCGATGCGCACGGCCGCTTCGGCTCGGCCATGGCGCTGGACGGCTGCCGCTTCTTTTTCCTGCCCGCGGTGCGCCGCCAGCTCGCCGCGGAAATCCGCGCGCAGTTCGACGCCTTCGCCGCCACCGGCCTGCCGCTCGACCACGTCAACACGCACAAGCATTTCCACCTGCATCCGACGGTGCTGTCGCTGATCCTGTCGATCGGGCGCGAGTACGGCCTGCGCGCGATGCGGCTGCCGCGCGAGGCCGGCGCGCCCTGGCCGCTGCGTCCGTGGCTGGCGCTGCTGCGCCGCAGGCTGGACCGCGCCGGCATTGCGCACAATGACTACGTGGTCGGCATCGCGCGCAGCGGCCAGATGGACGAGACCGCGCTGCTGCAGGCGCTGGCGCAGCTGCCCCCGGGCGTGGGCGAGATCTACCTGCATCCGGCGGTGGTCTCCGGCGCGGCCATCGCCCCGTCGATGCACGCCTACCGCCATGCCGACGAACTCGCCGCGCTGCTGTCGCCGCGCGTGCGCGCGGCGCTGGAGCGCGCGGCCGGCCGGCGCGGCGGTTTTGCCGATGTGCTCGGCGGCAGCACGTTGTCCTGA